The DNA segment CTGTAATTTATGAAAGAGACGACTTGGCTAAATGTGCAGAAAAAGTTTTAATAGTTGGAGATATGGAAATACCAGACCCTATATCTGTTTTGGACTTTAAACCTGGTTCAACCTCTGCACAAGAATTTGAATTACTAGCTAAAGAAGTATTACAAAAAATAGGATTGTATTAATGAAATTATCGGCTTCACTTGTAGCTGTCAAGAAAATTACTTGCACTCAGCCTCGCTCACTTTTTTCAGATGATGAGTTAGAAAAAGCTGCTCAGTCTATTTTAGAATCGGAAGGAGTTATTAACCCTATCGTGGTTCGTCGAACAAGTCTAAAATCCTACGAGTTAGTAGATGGAGTCTTTGAATACTATGCTGCTGTTAGAGCAAGAGAGATAGACCCTCGTCAAGGAGAGATGATAAGTGTCTTTATTATTGAGCCAGAAAATGAGGAATTTTTAACCAAGCAAGTAGAATTATTTAGAAAATCGAAATCTATTATTCCTAATAATATTGTATCCACCGATTTAGATAACAAAAATCCTACCTCAACAAATACAGCATTAAAAATTATCAATATGGAATCTCGCATGACAAATGTTGAATCACGTTTTGATAATCGCACTCATGAATTACAAACCGAGTTCAGAAATGAGATAAAAAAAATTAATGACAGACTACAAGAAATTGAAACAAGAATTCCCAAACCAATGGAACCGTTAGCAGCACTTAATACCTTACAATTAAATCAGTTAACTGATAAGCTAAAACGGGTTAATGTCACAACTAAAATAATTGAACAAATTGTCAGCGAACGAAAAGCTAATGGAAATTTTACATCCTTTAGTAATGTAGTTGATCGTATTAAAGGTTTAGGTGACAAAACAATGCTCAAAATTATCGATAGTTTTTCTGAAGCTGCTATCTGACTTGATGCTAGTCAATGAGGTTTAAGAGTTTTTGCTAGAATAATCGTGTAGCGATCGCAATGATATCTATCGCCATAAATATGGGTACAATGTTTAGGATGATGGCTGTAAAATATTATCTACAGCATGAGGATTAGATATTTCTAATAACTTCCGATGCACAGCAGCCAAATAAACAGTATCCATTGCTGCATACTTTAATTGCTTGTCACTGAGAGGACGCATTCCCCAATCGCTGCTTCCTTCATCTGCATCAACATTGACAAAATGACAAAGTTCTGATGCTAAAGTTTTGAGTTTTAAATTGGAAACTTCCAGGCGTTCACGAGTAATTTTTCTAGCTATTTGGTCTGTACAAGTAATATTTTGTGCGAGTTTTTTTCCTAAATACTTGAGGTCAAAACCAGCATTGTGAAACACCTTTTCAACATTTGAATCAAACATGATTTGGTTAATGAAATATTCAGCTAAATCAGGTTTATCTAATACATCTAGAAGGTAAGCCGATACACCCGTTGAATCTGTGGAATCAGCCAATACCTGAATCAGCGATAATCTAGGATAGTCAGTCCTAAAATCGGCAATTTCTGTATCTAACCACAGAGTTTTGTTAGATGTTAATGTAGAGATAAAGTCCCGGATTTCTGTTGATGTTGTCAGGTAGTGCATTGACTAAAAAGTTATCATAAACAATTAAATTTAAGCAATCAAACAAATTAACATTCGCTAACGCGCGAAACATTACCCCCTGATTTGCCGCAGCGCATTGACAACCTGAGTTCTTAATCCAACAGGTAACAACGACAAACCCAAGCCAGTCAAAGCCTTAGCAGTAGAAAAAGACCTACCCGCCAAAACCAGTTCCTTCCCCTTTTGGGTTTCACCTTTTTCAATTAAACGCAAACCCAATACTAATTTGGCTTCAGCTAGGCGATTTTGTCTAACTTTTTCTAACTTATCTGATTCAAACTGATAATTTTCTAAATACCGAATCTTATCAAACAAATAAGGAACTTCTCTATTAATACCTTGCTGCTCTGCATGGTATCTATATTCCATCAATAACTCAGATAAATAATAACCCTTTTTCTCAGCCAAAGCCAGCCGGACAAATAAATCATTATCTTCACAATTTTGAATATTGGGTAGCATAAAGCCCAACTCTTGTAAAGTCTGACGACGAAATAAAGTTGCCCCAATTTGAAAGCTTTGGTTGATAAAAACTACCTCTAATAAATTATCTACCATACCGACTTTTAAATTAGCCCGACCCCAGCGCCGAGAATTTTCCTGAGTCTTGGCCTCATCACGAATATTTTCAATATCAATTATCCAATGATCTGTACCCACAAAATCAATGCTATGATCTTGATCAAGTATTGCCGCAGTCTTTGCTAAAAAATTAGTTGTTAGCCGATCATCATCATCAAATTTAATAAAATATTCACCCTGCGCCGCATCAAAACCAGAGCGCATATTATTGCTTTTACCAATATTTTGCGAATGACGGATATATTTAATCCGGTTGTCTGTGTACTGTGACATCAATTCAGGTGTGCCATCACTTGAGCCATCATCACAAACAATTAATTCAAAATCTTGATAAGATTGCTGAAGTACGCTTTCTATGGCGTAAGGCAGGAGATTTTCTCGATTAAATGTAGGAACACAAACACTAATTTTAGCCACAAGTTTGACCATTAAAAAACTATACTACCAAAGCATCTAATCAGAATGATGAAAGTAGCCAGATGCTACATCTTGTTTAAATTGCTCTAGCCTTTCTTCAAGTTCAACAGTTAATTGCTCAATGCGAGACTCACTGCTCAAAATAGGTTTTGAGGTCTTGGCAATATCAGCTAATTGCATTGCCATCTTCTTAGTCTCGCCTTCCCAAACAGCTTTGAAGAATCTTTGTGGAGCCTGCTTTACACAGTTAATTGAATAACGCCAGGATGACCGCATTCTTGGCCCTGGTGGATATAGCTTGCTGTCAGGCATGACATACTGGGGTTTGTATTCTATATCTATTGATGAACACCAGTCCTGCCATTTGAAGGGAAGCATTCTGGCGCTGGTTAAGACAGGAATCCAAGGTACTCTCAGAGCATCGGCAATGATAGCACCGTGCATTGCTTCAGCTAGTAAGACCTCTGTTTGGCTCATCGCCGACAAAACTTGCTCAATTGGCCAACGGGGATCGATATATGCGATTCCGGCTTGCTCACAGATCAATTTCCAGGAGCTATCCCCACGAATAGCGTGATCAATGTGAGGCATATAAGCGAATTGATTTACTTTATTACTAGCCTGTTGATACAACCGCCTAATAAGTACAGCGCTATCTGTCACTGCTAATTCAGATGAAACTCCCAATGCTTTTGCGGAAAGTTTCCCTCTCACACAGTAAATTTTCCAAGATTGATCAATGTTGGGTAAACCTTTACCATAACCAACGCCAGACCCAAATACCACCGTTTTCTGAGCTTTGGGAATATATTCATTGAGCAGTGAGCCTATCCCAACAAAGGTGGTTTTTTTATCCTCGTCAAACATTCCAGGTAGCAATCTATCCCATATCCAGGGATTAAGATTATCACCAAAATTGCTAATTCCGTTGGGAAAGCGAAAATAATACAGCTTCATTAGTTATGACCAATAGTTCCTTAATGGTACAAGTTCCTAGATTTATCTGTGGGGTGAATCGAAAATTATTTGACCGTAATTTTTAAAATATGAGTCCGTTATCGTAGTCTTGTTAAAAACCAAATTAACTTTTTGGCAATGAACTAACTACCTACCAATAAATTTCAGTCTATGAAATACTGAATTTAATTTTCTTCATGGTCTTATTGAGTAACCTATTAGTTTTTGAAATCAAACTAGGTGATTTTAGCGTTTGTGGTTTTTGCTCTGGCTGTTTGAGAAAGCGATAGTGTAAAAACTCTTCTCGATAACGAATATTCACATCTTCTCCTTGAGATAAACGGGCGAAATCACTAGCGGAATAGCCCATGTAATGAAGACGGTAAATTGGCTTTAATCCTTCTTGATTATAAAGAATGTTATTAATATTCACAAATGGATCGGCATTAGCACAATTACCAGTTCTATCTTGACCATTAGGGCTAAGTGTAAAGTTAAATAACGGGCGATCGCAGATCAAAGTCATATAATTAAACAAAATGGCATCATCCCACCATTTAGGCAGCCATC comes from the Nodularia sp. NIES-3585 genome and includes:
- a CDS encoding ParB N-terminal domain-containing protein yields the protein MKLSASLVAVKKITCTQPRSLFSDDELEKAAQSILESEGVINPIVVRRTSLKSYELVDGVFEYYAAVRAREIDPRQGEMISVFIIEPENEEFLTKQVELFRKSKSIIPNNIVSTDLDNKNPTSTNTALKIINMESRMTNVESRFDNRTHELQTEFRNEIKKINDRLQEIETRIPKPMEPLAALNTLQLNQLTDKLKRVNVTTKIIEQIVSERKANGNFTSFSNVVDRIKGLGDKTMLKIIDSFSEAAI
- a CDS encoding glycosyltransferase family 2 protein — its product is MAKISVCVPTFNRENLLPYAIESVLQQSYQDFELIVCDDGSSDGTPELMSQYTDNRIKYIRHSQNIGKSNNMRSGFDAAQGEYFIKFDDDDRLTTNFLAKTAAILDQDHSIDFVGTDHWIIDIENIRDEAKTQENSRRWGRANLKVGMVDNLLEVVFINQSFQIGATLFRRQTLQELGFMLPNIQNCEDNDLFVRLALAEKKGYYLSELLMEYRYHAEQQGINREVPYLFDKIRYLENYQFESDKLEKVRQNRLAEAKLVLGLRLIEKGETQKGKELVLAGRSFSTAKALTGLGLSLLPVGLRTQVVNALRQIRG
- a CDS encoding polysaccharide pyruvyl transferase family protein; the protein is MKLYYFRFPNGISNFGDNLNPWIWDRLLPGMFDEDKKTTFVGIGSLLNEYIPKAQKTVVFGSGVGYGKGLPNIDQSWKIYCVRGKLSAKALGVSSELAVTDSAVLIRRLYQQASNKVNQFAYMPHIDHAIRGDSSWKLICEQAGIAYIDPRWPIEQVLSAMSQTEVLLAEAMHGAIIADALRVPWIPVLTSARMLPFKWQDWCSSIDIEYKPQYVMPDSKLYPPGPRMRSSWRYSINCVKQAPQRFFKAVWEGETKKMAMQLADIAKTSKPILSSESRIEQLTVELEERLEQFKQDVASGYFHHSD